In Saccharothrix violaceirubra, the following are encoded in one genomic region:
- the argG gene encoding argininosuccinate synthase — MSKVLTSLPAGERVGIAFSGGLDTSVAVAWMREKGAVPCTYTADIGQYDEPDIGSVPGRATAYGAELARLVDCRAALVEEGLAALACGAFHIRSGGRAYFNTTPLGRAVTGTLLVRAMLDDNVQIWGDGSTYKGNDIERFYRYGLLANPSLRIYKPWLDADFVGELGGRKEMSEWLLARDLPYRASTEKAYSTDANIWGATHEAKSLEHLDTGIEIVEPIMGVRFWDPAVEIAAEDVTIAFEQGRPVSIDGRSFETAVDLVLAANAIGGRHGLGMSDQIENRVIEAKSRGIYEAPGLALLHIAYERLVNAIHNEDTIAAYHNEGRKLGRLLYEGRWLDPQSLMLRESLQRWVGTAVTGEVTLRLRRGDDYSIMNTTGPAFSYHPDKLSMERTEDSAFGPVDRIGQLTMRNLDIADSRAKLEQYAGLGLVGSRQSTLINTAEPTKLIGTMPDGGAEAIASRGEAPDTELLDRAALESGTD, encoded by the coding sequence GTGTCCAAAGTGCTCACTTCCCTCCCCGCCGGCGAGCGCGTCGGCATCGCCTTCTCCGGCGGTCTCGACACGTCGGTCGCCGTAGCGTGGATGCGCGAGAAGGGCGCGGTGCCCTGCACGTACACGGCGGACATCGGCCAGTACGACGAGCCCGACATCGGCTCCGTGCCCGGCCGCGCCACCGCGTACGGCGCCGAACTGGCCCGCCTGGTCGACTGCCGGGCCGCGCTGGTCGAGGAGGGCCTCGCCGCGTTGGCGTGCGGCGCGTTCCACATCCGTTCGGGTGGTCGCGCGTACTTCAACACCACGCCGCTGGGCCGGGCCGTGACCGGCACGCTGCTGGTGCGCGCCATGCTCGACGACAACGTGCAGATCTGGGGCGACGGCTCCACCTACAAGGGCAACGACATCGAGCGGTTCTACCGCTACGGCCTGTTGGCCAACCCGTCGCTGCGGATCTACAAGCCGTGGCTCGACGCGGACTTCGTCGGCGAGCTGGGTGGCCGCAAGGAGATGTCCGAGTGGCTGCTGGCCCGTGACCTGCCGTACCGGGCGAGCACGGAGAAGGCGTACTCGACGGACGCGAACATCTGGGGCGCGACCCACGAGGCCAAGTCGCTGGAGCACCTGGACACCGGTATCGAGATCGTCGAGCCGATCATGGGCGTCCGGTTCTGGGATCCGGCGGTGGAGATCGCCGCCGAGGACGTGACGATCGCGTTCGAGCAGGGCCGCCCGGTGTCGATCGACGGCCGGTCGTTCGAGACCGCCGTCGACCTGGTGCTGGCGGCCAACGCCATCGGCGGACGGCACGGCCTGGGCATGTCGGACCAGATCGAGAACCGGGTCATCGAGGCCAAGAGCCGCGGCATCTACGAGGCGCCGGGCCTGGCGCTGCTGCACATCGCCTACGAGCGGCTGGTCAACGCGATCCACAACGAGGACACGATCGCCGCGTACCACAACGAGGGCCGCAAGCTCGGCCGGCTGCTGTACGAGGGCCGGTGGCTCGACCCGCAGTCGCTGATGCTGCGCGAGTCGTTGCAGCGCTGGGTGGGCACGGCGGTCACCGGCGAGGTGACGCTGCGGCTGCGGCGCGGCGACGACTACTCGATCATGAACACCACCGGTCCGGCGTTCAGCTACCACCCGGACAAGCTGTCCATGGAGCGCACCGAGGACTCGGCGTTCGGGCCGGTCGACCGGATCGGCCAGCTCACGATGCGCAACCTGGACATCGCGGACTCGCGCGCCAAGCTGGAGCAGTACGCGGGCCTGGGCCTGGTCGGCAGCCGCCAGTCGACGCTGATCAACACCGCCGAGCCGACGAAGCTGATCGGCACCATGCCCGACGGCGGCGCCGAGGCCATCGCGTCGCGGGGCGAGGCCCCCGACACCGAACTCCTGGACCGCGCGGCCCTGGAGTCCGGCACCGACTGA
- a CDS encoding SGNH/GDSL hydrolase family protein encodes MRVRTRIGTLIAALPMVAATLATPATAAPRADFKWVALGDAYTAGLIDATGPEVIEGTGRDGCGRTAGSYPEVLRPRFADRFELVNVSCAGATVANVMSEWQEPQGRNLPFFGVFDPDHPFGAVPPQIEAVTEDVDLVTVGVGGNTLGFIEFMYACVVIGQWAAPNEDAPCSQHFTTGWDGVPTVDDRLSALGEEYGEMLRTIRAMAPTATVIAVGYPAIIPLDPRGCDHGLTPEGIRDFATVTYPDLAWLRTDVLQRLNQLIADQAALNGSLYVDVQAITEGHDVCQPESRRWVEGIADSVGRWSLVRPNAAAHAAVADVIEALLLAGES; translated from the coding sequence ATGCGTGTTCGGACACGGATCGGCACGCTGATCGCGGCACTCCCGATGGTGGCGGCGACACTCGCGACCCCGGCGACCGCCGCACCGCGGGCGGACTTCAAGTGGGTGGCCCTGGGCGACGCCTACACCGCCGGCCTCATCGACGCCACGGGTCCGGAGGTGATCGAGGGCACCGGGCGCGACGGGTGCGGCCGGACCGCGGGCTCGTACCCGGAGGTCCTGCGCCCCCGGTTCGCGGACCGGTTCGAACTGGTCAACGTGAGCTGCGCCGGCGCGACCGTCGCGAACGTCATGTCCGAGTGGCAGGAGCCCCAGGGGCGCAACCTGCCGTTCTTCGGGGTGTTCGACCCCGACCACCCGTTCGGCGCGGTCCCGCCGCAGATCGAGGCGGTGACCGAGGACGTCGACCTGGTCACGGTCGGCGTCGGCGGCAACACGCTGGGCTTCATCGAGTTCATGTACGCGTGCGTGGTGATCGGGCAGTGGGCCGCCCCGAACGAGGACGCCCCGTGCTCCCAGCACTTCACCACGGGGTGGGACGGGGTGCCGACGGTCGACGACCGGCTGTCCGCGCTCGGCGAGGAGTACGGCGAGATGCTGCGGACGATCCGCGCGATGGCGCCCACCGCGACCGTGATCGCGGTCGGCTACCCGGCGATCATCCCGCTCGACCCGCGCGGGTGCGACCACGGCCTGACCCCGGAGGGCATCCGCGACTTCGCCACCGTGACCTACCCCGACCTGGCCTGGCTGCGCACCGACGTGTTGCAGCGGCTCAACCAGCTCATCGCCGACCAGGCCGCGCTCAACGGTTCGCTGTACGTCGACGTGCAGGCGATCACCGAGGGTCACGACGTGTGTCAGCCCGAAAGTCGCCGGTGGGTCGAGGGCATCGCGGACAGCGTGGGCCGGTGGTCCCTGGTCCGACCCAACGCCGCCGCCCACGCGGCCGTGGCCGACGTCATCGAGGCGCTCCTGCTCGCCGGCGAAAGCTGA
- a CDS encoding NACHT domain-containing protein codes for MKRSTVNRVDGVVNGQLVQAGTVVQNTVNAPRTPDDILADTADRLAHAVRTRWRREEEQRRVRDPFPLPVRWRVADDELTDHWANIRHKPHGVRAGPLALADRLDRVVDAYRRIPSGRLVVLGRAGSGKTVVALRLVLDLLDARTADEPVPVLVGLGSWNPTTTPLHEWLARRLVRDHPGLAAAGPFGRTLADALVEAGRVLPVLDGFDEIAPGLHRAALEALNDTTGPLVLTGRHAEYSRAVTDGDVLTCAAAVELADLEPTDLDDYLPRTTRRTGQSSTAWDPVLDAVRRDPDAPLARVLTTPLMVGLARAAYSDTPDRDPAALLAFDTTQAVEDHLLDEFLPAVYRRSGRDLDRVRHWLRHLAGRGRRDLAWWEAEACLSRACRAVIVGLVVAATTGLVMALVDLVLYGLVANGEAEPGIGSGLVNGAVNGLLVGMAFAAVAAVRADRVEPARTRFGGCGRGPGRLALSRAVLGVGIGALFGLVDGMSFGVLERWVLGVPDGLRIGLDTACASALVFGPAVGICYGLLTWSESPLDVATAVTPTDLLRTSRANVLVPLLTIGPLFGLLVMLGFRLIVVYLYRLPVAEEFSDVRSGLISGLAGGIGYALTLTAWGRWLVFGRLWLPLTGRLPWTPIAFLDDAYGRGVLRRAGAVHQFRHERLREHLARE; via the coding sequence GTGAAGCGGTCGACGGTCAACCGGGTGGACGGCGTGGTCAACGGCCAGCTCGTACAGGCCGGGACCGTCGTGCAGAACACCGTGAACGCACCGCGCACCCCCGACGACATCCTCGCCGACACCGCCGACCGGCTCGCCCACGCGGTCCGCACGCGGTGGCGCCGCGAGGAGGAGCAGCGCCGGGTCCGCGACCCGTTCCCGCTGCCGGTGCGGTGGCGGGTCGCCGACGACGAACTGACCGATCACTGGGCCAACATCCGCCACAAGCCGCACGGCGTCCGGGCCGGACCGCTCGCGCTCGCCGACCGGCTGGACCGGGTCGTCGACGCGTACCGCCGCATCCCCTCCGGCCGCCTGGTCGTGCTCGGCCGGGCGGGGTCGGGCAAGACCGTCGTCGCCCTGCGGCTCGTGCTCGACCTGCTCGACGCCCGCACGGCCGACGAGCCGGTGCCGGTGCTGGTGGGCCTGGGCTCGTGGAACCCGACCACGACCCCGCTGCACGAGTGGCTGGCCCGGCGGCTGGTGCGCGACCACCCCGGCCTGGCGGCGGCCGGACCGTTCGGGCGGACGCTGGCGGACGCGCTCGTCGAGGCGGGACGCGTGCTGCCGGTGCTCGACGGGTTCGACGAGATCGCGCCCGGTCTGCACCGGGCCGCGCTGGAGGCGCTCAACGACACCACCGGTCCGCTCGTGCTGACCGGCCGGCACGCCGAGTACTCCCGCGCCGTGACCGACGGCGACGTGCTGACCTGCGCGGCGGCCGTCGAACTCGCCGACCTCGAACCCACCGACCTCGACGACTACCTGCCGCGCACCACGCGGCGTACCGGGCAGTCCTCGACCGCGTGGGACCCGGTGCTCGACGCGGTGCGCCGCGACCCGGACGCACCGCTCGCCCGCGTGCTGACCACGCCGCTCATGGTCGGCCTGGCCCGTGCCGCGTACAGCGACACGCCGGACCGGGACCCGGCCGCGCTGCTCGCGTTCGACACCACCCAGGCCGTGGAGGACCACCTGCTCGACGAGTTCCTGCCCGCCGTCTACCGGCGCAGCGGACGCGACCTCGACCGGGTCCGGCACTGGTTGCGCCACCTCGCCGGGCGCGGCCGGCGCGACCTCGCGTGGTGGGAGGCCGAGGCGTGCCTGAGCCGGGCGTGCCGGGCGGTGATCGTCGGCTTGGTGGTGGCGGCGACGACCGGGCTGGTGATGGCACTGGTGGACCTGGTCCTGTACGGGCTCGTCGCGAACGGGGAGGCCGAACCGGGCATCGGCAGCGGACTGGTCAACGGCGCGGTCAACGGACTGCTCGTCGGCATGGCGTTCGCGGCCGTGGCGGCGGTCCGGGCCGACCGGGTGGAGCCCGCCCGCACCAGGTTCGGCGGGTGTGGCCGCGGACCGGGCCGGCTCGCGCTGTCGCGGGCCGTGCTCGGCGTCGGGATCGGCGCGCTGTTCGGGCTCGTCGACGGCATGTCGTTCGGCGTGCTCGAACGGTGGGTCCTCGGCGTGCCCGACGGACTGCGCATCGGGCTGGACACGGCGTGCGCCTCGGCGCTCGTGTTCGGCCCGGCGGTCGGGATCTGCTACGGCCTGCTCACCTGGTCGGAGTCGCCGCTGGACGTGGCCACCGCGGTCACGCCGACCGACCTGCTGCGCACCAGCCGCGCCAACGTGCTGGTCCCGCTGCTGACCATCGGACCGCTGTTCGGGCTGCTGGTCATGCTCGGTTTCCGGTTGATCGTCGTGTACCTGTACCGGCTGCCGGTCGCCGAGGAGTTCTCGGACGTGCGATCCGGTCTGATCAGCGGACTGGCCGGCGGTATCGGCTACGCGCTCACGCTCACCGCGTGGGGTCGCTGGCTGGTGTTCGGCCGACTCTGGCTCCCGCTCACCGGCCGCCTGCCGTGGACACCGATCGCGTTCCTCGACGACGCGTACGGACGCGGCGTCCTGCGCCGGGCGGGCGCCGTGCACCAGTTCCGCCACGAACGCCTGCGCGAGCACCTCGCACGCGAGTAG
- a CDS encoding RtcB family protein gives MERIDKRLVNWASILDEGARDQARKTATLPFVYPHVALMPDAHLGKGATVGSVIPTSGAIIPAAVGVDIGCGMIAVRTGFTAEDFRGRPLGALREAIEAAVPVSAGVYNTELTETAAERVAGLAADAERAGFDPADFGGNWRLQLGTLGSGNHFIEVTLDELDRVWLFLHSGSRGVGNRIAQKYIRIAREQCERRWIPLPDPDLAYLVEGEPEFWDYIKRMRWAQRFAWLNREEMMDRVVACVADWTGREVDRFETVNCHHNYTEQETHFGKKVWVSRKGAINAEKGRVGLVPGSMGTASYVVAGKGNPVSLNSSPHGAGRGYSRTAARKAFTQDDLRAAMVGIEYRDTDAFVDEIPAAYKDIDVVMRDAADLVEIRHTLRQIVNVKGD, from the coding sequence GTGGAGCGGATCGACAAGCGCCTGGTGAACTGGGCGTCCATTTTGGACGAGGGTGCGCGGGACCAGGCCCGGAAGACGGCGACCCTGCCGTTCGTGTACCCGCACGTCGCCCTGATGCCCGACGCGCACCTGGGCAAGGGTGCCACGGTCGGCAGCGTCATCCCCACCAGCGGTGCGATCATCCCGGCCGCGGTCGGGGTCGACATCGGGTGCGGCATGATCGCCGTGCGGACCGGGTTCACCGCCGAGGACTTCCGAGGTCGCCCGTTGGGCGCCCTGCGCGAGGCGATCGAGGCGGCCGTGCCGGTGTCGGCGGGCGTGTACAACACGGAGCTGACGGAGACCGCGGCCGAGCGGGTCGCCGGACTGGCGGCCGACGCCGAGCGCGCCGGGTTCGACCCGGCCGACTTCGGCGGCAACTGGCGGCTCCAGCTCGGCACCCTGGGCAGCGGCAACCACTTCATCGAGGTCACGCTCGACGAACTCGACCGGGTGTGGCTGTTCCTGCACTCGGGGTCGCGTGGCGTCGGCAACCGGATCGCGCAGAAGTACATCCGGATCGCCCGTGAGCAGTGCGAGCGGCGCTGGATCCCGCTGCCCGACCCGGACCTGGCGTACCTGGTCGAGGGCGAGCCCGAGTTCTGGGACTACATCAAGCGCATGCGGTGGGCACAGCGGTTCGCGTGGCTCAACCGCGAGGAGATGATGGACCGGGTCGTGGCGTGCGTCGCCGACTGGACCGGCCGCGAGGTCGACCGGTTCGAGACGGTGAACTGCCACCACAACTACACCGAGCAGGAGACCCACTTCGGCAAGAAGGTGTGGGTGTCCCGCAAGGGCGCGATCAACGCGGAGAAGGGCCGCGTCGGTCTCGTGCCGGGCTCCATGGGCACGGCGTCGTACGTGGTGGCGGGCAAGGGCAACCCGGTGTCGCTGAACTCCTCGCCGCACGGCGCCGGGCGCGGCTACTCGCGCACGGCCGCGCGGAAGGCGTTCACCCAGGACGACCTGCGCGCCGCGATGGTCGGCATCGAGTACCGCGACACCGACGCGTTCGTGGACGAGATCCCGGCCGCGTACAAGGACATCGACGTGGTCATGCGGGACGCCGCCGACCTCGTGGAGATCCGGCACACGCTCCGGCAGATCGTCAACGTGAAGGGCGACTGA